The Capsicum annuum cultivar UCD-10X-F1 chromosome 3, UCD10Xv1.1, whole genome shotgun sequence genomic sequence GTATCATGCATAGATCGTAGCTCTTAAGCCCTTGGGAGATTTGGGAAGTGGAGTTCCCTTCGGAGATTTGGGACGTGGAGTTTTCTCCGTTTCTATGTCTTGACCTCCCCATATTCGCATGCGCTCTGTCGTCTGCTCGACCTGCATTTCCATTTTGTTATCAGTATAGAACACTCAACAATGGCTCAACAAAAGTACATAACATAACAAGGGTTTTAAGtcttaattataaattttcaaagaaaacagaGAAAGTATTATACTGGTCTTATTGCAATGATCTTGATACATGTATTTCGAGCTAATAATAAAGATTTAATGCGTTTTACAGTGTAATATTATATTGAATCCGAAATGTATTAAGTGCTTAATTGGTTAAAGAATAACCATTAGTTCACATACCTCTTTATCCCAATCAATTCTGTATAGTACAACTGAGAGTAGCAGTGTTTGCAAAGCCAGTCCACCTATCATTCCTCCCCATAGTCCCTACAAGAGCAAATCCAAAAATAGGGACAGATTAAAATTCCATTGACTGTAAGAGATACTAAAACAAATCGGTAGTTCTCTACAACAGAAGATGCCAAGAAATGCAGATAGAGATACGGAACTTTCAGAATGAGGATTTGTTTACCATGACTCCCAAGTTAGCCACATAACCAAGAAGATATCCAAGAGGTATACCAAAAACATAGTAAGAACCCAAATTGATGTAAGCCACAAGACCTTGCCATCCACCTCCAACAGCAACACCTGCAATACAAAAGTTGGCCCGAAGAAGATTATTTGAGGACTATGGAAGAGTAACACTCTCgtaaatatagaaatagaaaaatttgATAAAGCAACACCTGATATCACAGGTTGAACACTGTTGAGAACCATTGTTATTCCAAGAAACCAAGCAAGCTGAGAAACAGCTCGTATCAAAACCTCGTCGCTGGTGAAAAGAATGGCAAAATGATTTCGTGCTACTAATACTACAATCATGCAGAGTATCCCAATGAGAAGTGACTGAAACACTGTGACATAGACGCTGTATTTGGTCGCCCTGGGACGTCCTAGCCCTAGCTCATTTGAGACCCGAACACTGGGAAAGCAACAATATATTAACACAACCTCACACACAAATGAAGTGCACATTTGTGAAGCTTTAGGACTTCATTACCTTATGGCAGCATTGACTCCAATGAAAAACATTGCTTCCCATCCATCGACATTTATGCTGATAGACGACAACAATTGACATGAATCTCGAGCACACAAAAATTTCATTTcattcacaaataaaaataactagTAGTTGTTCAAGTCAACTAATATACAGTCTAAGCTTAACTTACCTACCTGACTGGATGTTAGGCTACATTTCAACGAGCTTAAGTATTGCCGAATAAGTATCTTATGCTAAATTGCTAATTTAATGGTAGAAAGGAAACAAGACTcaccaaatagagagggatccaACTGCAGTAACTGCATCTTTGAGATGGCCGGTGAGGAGAATAATACTCATCATATACCAGGTTTCTAGGCATAGCATAACAGCCGATTCAATTGACAGTCTAACAAAGGCCCATATCTCATTGAATGCCGACCAAGACCATCCCTTCCACCCATCCTTGCACCAAAAAACTACGTAAGCAAATTGAGCTAATGCGTTGATCCAGCCTATGAGATTAAAGGATATAGCTGCCCCAATCAAACCCCAATTGAACACAAAAATGAAGAGCCAAAGGAGAAAAGCATGAGACACGAGAGCCACAAAACCAATCCAGGCCAGCACGCCAACTTTACTCTGggcttgaagaaattttgaagtgGGAATATTGATAGACAAGGAGTATAACTCAGGTATGGTAAAGATGGCAAACTTTCCAGCAACAACAGCTATATCATGATCTTGGCCAAGGAGCTTAAGTATAGGAGTCGCGAAAATATAGAGTGGTAAGAGAACGAAGGTACTCAACAATAGAATTATCATCGAGCGCTGTGTATAAACTCCAAGCATGTGTACTTGCCCAGCACCAAATGCCTGCCCACAGAGCGTCTCCAGAGCACTCCCCATGCCTATCTACACATAGATTACACATACCCATATAAGAAACTAAGGGGTCATAAGAACAGGTGATAGTTCTGCATTACTGATACATTATTCCATTTGTATTTAACTGATACACggtttgattttgattataaAGCACAAAATAACTAAAGCAACATAATACTGCAAATACTAGTTCAATGTCTAACTAATACACGATTCGCCTTTGCCTGTAAATCTCCAAATAACTAATGCCACCTTCTGTCTGGTGTATTATACAATGCATTGCTACTACTGACATAACTTATGAACAAATTCATGTACAATATTTCTTTAAATAGAATACAGAATAACATTACATTTGATAACAATAACTAGACTGATGGGTTTAACCAACTCAAagatactactccctccgttcacTTTTACTCATCAGGTTTTGCTTCTTGAGGGTCAATTTGACTAATCTCAAAAACTAAATCGAATTATATTAATTCAATAGTTTAAATTGCAAATTTAGATGTTTGGAAACTATATGCGAAACATGTAAGTTGCAATCCTTCgtatattaatatgatgaaaacaTACATCATATAGTGTTGGTTAAAATTCATACAGTTTGACTCTCAGGGAAGCAAACGTGATTAACATGATTTGTCTAGTTCACTTTGGGCCAAACCTGCACGGTTTTGCACAATTAACCAGTATTTTCAACTACCAATATGGATTTTGTTCACACACCCAACATAACCACTACTCCCTCCCGTTCAAAAGGAATGATCTAGTTTAAATTGACACGgagattaagaaaataaagaacacatTTGAATCTCATGatcctaaattaaagttatgttatcaaaatgtcctttattaaacatgtcatgtgaaagtTGGTATTAAAAGAATTGTCAAATAAAGaaaggatcattcttttttaaacacaAAGTTGGTCACTTTTTTTTTGAATCGGAGGGGTACATAACAACCCTTTATCATTATTCAATCGCATAATAATCCACTTTAAAGTACAATTATTAGAAGTagtaaatataccaaaatgtgcgagtaaaaggaaaaaaaagggaaCGAACCATGAAACCGAAAGCAAAAGTGCCAATAACAGTTTGAGCAACAGAAACAGCAGAGAGTTCAGTTGGTCCAAGATGACCACAGAAAGCCACTGTAATAGCATATAGTCCGTATTGGCATACAATATTGAAAGCTATTGGACCTCCAATCTCCCACAACTTCACCGTTTCGGTCCAAAATAGAGCCCATATTTCTTTCATATTCAAAGTCCTAATGGACCGGTAGTCACCATCGGACCCGATGAGCTGATAGTGGTCGACCGAGAAGTCATCTAGCAATGGTGATTCCATTACTATTGACTAATTGGAAAAGTGTTAAAGGTCTTCGTTTTTTGTTAGCTCTGATGAATTGTTAGTATGTAATTTATTCAACTGGTAGATGGAGACAtcgaaataataaagaaatgtgAACGAGATATTTCTTCTACTGATAGGCAAATATGTTTAAATAAGATAGCAGGAATACTACTTTTTCCATGAAACAGAGcacatcattttttataattttatggcACGTGTTTGACGAGTACAACTTTGTAGACGTTTctccattaaaataaaataaaattttgagttgaagttggagttatacttagttatatcttttcttaaattttttttttagatttttgaaaaaaaattaaatatgattttatgtcttcaacttttaaaaattatcaaaatcagtCAACTACTAATTTATCTACTAACATACAATcaaatattgagaaaataatttatatatcttcaattgataaaataattaacaacaaactaattattatgcttgttattcttctaaaatttgaataaaaatatcacaagcacgagctaaataaaaatatctaaccataatcgattgaatagagaaaatatattttgataaatataattgatagatataaatatattttatatattcttaaatttattgatgaaaattcttaattacttttacttgaattaattattttattgaatttaatatttttttaaaaaattacggATGGATTATTTCTGAATAGATCAGTgctaattttttacttttctttaatgatgatattaattttccttgaatttttatttttttttggtaaagagaACAAACTTTTGTTAAGCTAATTACCACACTCGTTTCTGTTGAAAATTTATAAAACCAAAATAAGGTAATCGTCAATATGGATCGTTACGTTTTGTTTGATATGCGACTTTATTGATCACTttctaataatttattaaaatcatcatagccattatatgacatatacagaaaattagaatgacaagaaaaaaatattaaatttctcattttaaaataacataatgtacTAGGCCTTTTATTTCCataatatagttcattcaaaataaaagttgatatATTTTCGCCATaaattgtcatttattattttttacttcacgttaataaattttggttaaaagaagaaaaaaagattagAATATctataacaattaaaaatgatgttgtaccatataaaacaaataataataaaaaaaaaatttgggtggttggttgtagttataagagaggagtttatgtaaaaatttaaagattggagttacatgtaataataatgaaagttggaAATGAaagtggaaaattgtgaaaacaacaaaaagttattttcactttttggatttcaacttcaaaataattttttgaattttcatggctAAATATCACAATTttaagtgaaaaaagtaaaaaaaaagggaaaattctTATGACCAAACGGGTTAAGATTTGGAATTCAACTTTCAGAAAGAAAAAGTAGCTTTCTTATTTGCTCTTTGTAACCTGTTGTGGTCATAACAATTTTAGGCTAATGCATAAACTCACTTTTAAATTTGGCCTCAGCAAAACTAAAAACTTAGAGTGTATAGCTCTAGATATTTAAGTTTGTGTTTTATTGTGTCAGTTGAATGCTTCATCTTATGAAATAATTACAAAACACCTACAAGATATATTAATTGTATAAGGCTCGTGCTAAGTCTGAACCCAAGCTcataataaagaatataaaacttaattttagaaaaaatttaaaaatatactaGTTCCGTAAGGCTCGTGCTAAATTCGGACCCAAgctcataataaaaaatataaaacttagttttagaaaaaatttaacataaatcatatttttctattacataattaatttaatttagtgatACATTGATTATGCTAGTCTAATAAATTACTatgattattaaaatattttcgttatattttgataacttttaacggactttatttaataaaaagaaagtATGAAGGATAATTACCAAATATGAAtagacataaaatttaatttaaaataaataagtgatGTCTTCggcatgttttaaaaaaaatcatatttgatagattgttaaaaaaaaattctctagaaAATAAGTCTTTTTAGACTTATAAAAATGACTTCGTGAAAGTAGaaaacttatattttatattttacgtTCATTGAGTCGTTCGCTTTTCAATACACCTTATCTTCACCCACCATAAATCCCATCTCTGCCACTCTATACTCCATCTCTCgtaatatttgtttaaattatataaaaaagaattttaaataatattttacttatataccgaatataagaaaataagtaagaaacacaccaattattttttaaaaaatattaaagtaatgtttttaattaaaaaaacggTTGTAGCAAACACACTTAAAAAGAGAATAAgtattatcaaaaaataataaatattttgtttgaaAAAGAGACTGTAACTTCAAAGTTGGataaattactaaaattttaaaaaataaatatgcattctatctatctcattttattttacatttgttgATTTGATACTCCTATTAATAAAAAATTGTTTAATAGGAGTTGGTTCATTTATCTCGAcaattatgatttgaaaatatatgaTTGACAATTATTATGTTGTATAGTTACTTAATGATAAGActaatattgaaagaaaataataaatttctctttatttgctaaaataataagtaaaaagtaaattttatttttagtataaggatcaaacaaaatgaataaaaaaaaaagagaaaaagatattctctcaatttctttttacttgtttctttgacttgacaaataacttaagaatttaatatattaaggataaaatgtatgaaattatccttattaattatgttttaaaaatttaatttagctATTCATACTTTACTTAATtacttaataataataagagaaaatggtcaaaagtccCCCAACCTTTATCCCCAAATCTCAAGTACATACTTATACTTTGCGGGCTCCTATGATCCccttgaactattttaaagtggaattattacccccTCCCAAAAAAGAAAACTGGCAACCAGTCATCTTGGATAAGTGTTGATGCACGCTCCAACAACATTTTAACACgtgtttttttgtttaaaattaatttttatttactttctttttcatttttatcactttttatcatttttcatcattttttcaccattatttttttcaccattacttttcatctcttttccttttcaaactttattattcctacttctatgcaaataatttttcaacgaccttgaagtggaaaataatgaacaataccaaatttaaaattttcaacgatcttaaagtaaaaaataataaacaacatcgaatttaaAAAATTCCAATAACCTTGAAGTGGGAAACAGTGaccatataattattaaattttcgacgatCTTAAATTCGGaaacaacgaacaataccaatttcaaaattttcaatgaccttgaagccggaaacaatgaacaatacggAATTTAAAATTTCCGATGATCTTAAAGTTgaaaacaatagagaattttgaatttttcaaagaccttgaagtcgaaaatactggacaatacccattttaaaatttacgacgaccttgaagtcgaaaataatggacaatatcaattttaaaatttttgatgatcttgaagtcgaaaataataaacaacatcgaatttaaaattctcgacaaccttgaagtgggaaacaatgaacaatatcaatttttaaatttccgACGAtcttaaattcataaaataacgaagaataccaatttcaaaattttcgacgtccttgaagccggaaacaatgaaaaataccgaatttaaaatttttaataaccttaaagtcggaaacaatagagaattttaaaattttcaacaaccTTCAAGTCGGAAACAATGGataatacccattttaaaatttacgacgaTTTTGAAGTCGTAAATAATGGATAATATCGCTTTTAAAATTTCCGACAATCTTGAAgttggaaacaatgaacaataaccattttgaaattttcgatAAATTTGAAGTCGAAATCAATTGATTTTGTGCTTGGAGATaggaaaatgataaattaattttggatgtcattgattagttcttggataccattgtttgtaagaaagaagatgatgaagaagaagaagaaagaaagaaaatgaataaagaaaaagaataattaaaaatgaataaataaaatgaataaagaaaataaaaaaatatttaaaataattttttcataaaaaaaattcgttctcactctctttaaagagagtgaaacacactctcttttcaTGTCAGCGTTCAGGggataataatttcattttaaaatagttcaggggggtcataggacccccacaaagtataagtgtgtagttcgaatttcaactaaaggctgggggggggggggggaatagaccagtaatagtaataacaatgtgaaaaaaattataaatctttcgtgatttattaaaataaataagaaagaaaaacaattaatttttaatataagaaataagtaaaagaGAATAAGTAATAAGAAGAGATTTATAAAAAAGAGGAATACTATGTATACTTCAATTATAAAgtctcaaataaaaatatcataaaataataactgaGGACAAATGTaacaatatgtatgaaaaataaataaatatatatagttattaaATTGCATTAAAAAATTGTAAGGACTACCAAATAGGGAGATCCTCCCTTATTATAGTAGTAATATGTCACGTTAGTATTAGGTGTTCACGAAACATAATAAAGACGAGTTAGAGCATTGAATGCACTCTCAAAGTTAAAGCAACTCACTTGTAAATTGAGGCCATGTTTAAATTGCTATTTACGCATTATACAAGATTTTATGCTACCACAGTTAAATACTAACATGCTATAGAAGAAGTATAGGGCGGGgggactttttttttcttttggtttgaaaaatgagGGATATCTGCACGTGAAACTGATAGATACCCCCACAAATAATGGATCTATGGCATTGTTTTGTTTATTATGGGGTTTCCACTTCCTAGTCACCTTCTAAGAGACGCGGTTAGGTCTCTATAACGTCTACCTACCACCAAATAATGTAAAATTTATACGCACCCGATATATATACTAAATTAATATATGTATGTCATGtgtgtaaatttaaaatttatgctaCTTAACtatgattaattaatatatattttacttaatttaattatataatcatgataaagaatattAATTTGATGTATACACTAGATGCGTGTAAATTTTTACCATAAATTTGTGCTATAAAAATTACCCATTGTGATATATACAAATTTAATTACTTCTATTACATTGCACACCGACTGGTTCAAGTTGACAAGTTGTCGTTCTAAACGGCCTGTTCTACCACAAGGTTTTCCTTCGTTTGTTACTTTATGTGGTGACATCATAGAATATCTCACCTTattcatttaataattattttattttatttttgaggtgaaataaattaatctaaaaattataatttgaagaTGCAAATAGAGTGGAAATGTGGAATAGTGCTTCACAAATTGGACCTCCAAAAACATTGGAAAATAAGTGCTTCCAATAGATAAATTTGCCAGCCGCCAGTGAAGACGCCAAGAACAATTGTAGTAAACATTTCTTTGGGGCTAGCTTAAATTTACAAttctgaatttctcaaaatcgcCAACAACCATATCGTACAATTTCACACTTTCTTgtaaaatttaaatgaaattaaaCCATAGACATGAAAACACAGATTTCATCAATCATAAACTTAAGCTACACCATTCTCAATAGCTAACTGTCCATCGTTAGTTTTCTGTATCTGAAAATCTTGCCCTCCCCACTTGCGCATACGCTCTGTCGTATCTTCAACCTGTAATTCAACTTGTGTTACTATGACATAACTTGTGGTAATGTCATGTAAGTCAATGTAGTGAAGGACAATTTTATAGTTTGTGGTCACGCAACTTCTCTAATTGATTACCTCTATAAGTTAGTAAGTTACTCGACTCCATCGTAAAACTTATGAGCATGTAATTACGTACTTTTACAAATGGTAACCTACAAAACTAAATAAAGTAGACCTAGTTAGCTAAACTTTTTTAGTGGTTTTAATTAACTTGCAATTTGATAGTAGTAACATTTTATGATTGCCAGCTATAAAGAAAGACGAATGACCCACCTAAAAGTCCAAAATTAAAACCACCTACTCTATTCTTTAGGGGTCGGCTGGGTATTAAAACAAATAGTCccgaaataaaaaaatagtcttGACATAAATTTTTTGATTCTTTATTTGGTTGCAAAGggcgggataacttatcccgagaTTAACAAATAGTATCGGAATAAATTTTTCCATACTTTGGGTGGTATAAATAATCTCAACATTATTTAATTTGGGATAAAACCATAAATGACAAAATCAACCTCCAATTGTAACttttcattcatatatatatatatatatatatatatatatatatatatattactactatatatataagcGTCAGTGGCAGACAGCTAGCGTTCGACATGTCTGCTTCCAGCTATCTACCtgctccatgattttattatatcgtccctaagta encodes the following:
- the LOC107863230 gene encoding protein DETOXIFICATION 35, which encodes MESPLLDDFSVDHYQLIGSDGDYRSIRTLNMKEIWALFWTETVKLWEIGGPIAFNIVCQYGLYAITVAFCGHLGPTELSAVSVAQTVIGTFAFGFMIGMGSALETLCGQAFGAGQVHMLGVYTQRSMIILLLSTFVLLPLYIFATPILKLLGQDHDIAVVAGKFAIFTIPELYSLSINIPTSKFLQAQSKVGVLAWIGFVALVSHAFLLWLFIFVFNWGLIGAAISFNLIGWINALAQFAYVVFWCKDGWKGWSWSAFNEIWAFVRLSIESAVMLCLETWYMMSIILLTGHLKDAVTAVGSLSICINVDGWEAMFFIGVNAAISVRVSNELGLGRPRATKYSVYVTVFQSLLIGILCMIVVLVARNHFAILFTSDEVLIRAVSQLAWFLGITMVLNSVQPVISGVAVGGGWQGLVAYINLGSYYVFGIPLGYLLGYVANLGVMGLWGGMIGGLALQTLLLSVVLYRIDWDKEVEQTTERMRIWGGQDIETEKTPRPKSPKGTPLPKSPKGLRATIYA